The DNA sequence CCTTTCTAGGGGGTATCCACTGGATAGTGGCGGTCATTTGGCTAAATTGATCACAGGCCCTAGCTTAAGAGGTTTGGGTGTGCATCCATGAGCAAATCATCAAAGAGACCTGCTGCGTGGCGGTAGGAAGCCAGACAGGTAACCATTGCGGCATTGTCTGTACATAATTTAGGTGGAGGATACCAGAGTTCGATACCTTGCTTTTTTGCTTCCTCCTCAAAGGCTTCTCTTAGAAATTTACTGGCTGCCAAGCCACCAGAAACTGAGAGGCGTTTCAAGCAGTAGGTGTCTAAAGCTCGGAACGTCTTATGAATCAACACTCGAGCCACACTTCTAAAAAAGCAGGCCAATACTTCGGGTTCATCTCGTTTTGCTTTTTCGGGCTCTTGTTCTTTAAACCTCAGAAGTGCTGTCTTTAGCCCACTGAATGAAAAATCAAAATCTGGTTCATGAATGCGAGGGCTTGGGAAATCGTAACTGTTTCCTGGATTTCCAATAGCAAAACGGTCTACAACTGGCCCTCCCGGCATTGGATATCCAAATAGTTTCGCAACCTTGTCCACACATTCTCCCGCTGCATCATCCATACTTCGACCAACAATTTCGTAATCGAAGTGATCTCTTGCATGCATCAGAAGAGTGTGTCCTCCAGCAACTACCAAATGTAATATTGGATACTGAAAGAGTTGGCCTGAGAGAACACCTGCGTAGGGATGCGCTTCAACGTGGTTCAGACCAATGAGAGGGATCTTTAATGAGAACGCAAGTGTTTTGGCGACCATCACTCCAACTATAAGAGCTCCAAGTAATCCTGGCAAATTACTAACAGCAATGTAGTCAAGGTCTTCTAACTTCACATCTGCTTTACGACATGCCTCATCGATCAAAGCATGAATCACTTCGAGGTGTTTACGGGCTGCTCGCTCTGGAACAACCCCTCCAAATTCTGCATGGTCCCGATATTGAGATAATGTCAGGTTTGCCAGAATTTCTTGGTGCCCGCGCAGGATTGCAACTGATGTATCATCAAATGTTGTATCAATCCCAAGTCCCAAGGCATTTTTAGTCAAATTTATTCCCTAAAGTATGTTGTTGAATCAGAGCAATACGTGAATATCATAAAGGGCATGAGTGTAGGCAGTCACCGCAAATCCACGCACAAAATAAAGTACTGTGAACAATAAACCAGCTACCCAGCGAAACAGGAAGCTATGCAAATCAAAGTCATCTCCCAGACTACCTACATAATGAGCTAAGGCAAAGAGAAATGAGGCGGAGAGGATCGCAATCACAGCTGTTAAAACCGTACTCCGCAAAATGGAGTGTAACCCAAAAAACAACCCATTCAACAGCAGCACTCGAAAAACAAATTCTTCGTATAACCCCGCACCAATCGAGAGGGCGAGTTTTTGAGCTGACTGGTTACCAATCAACAGATCTAAAACACTCGAGTATAAGAGTAGGTTCACCAAAACTCCTAGGACCGTGCTGTAAATAAAGGCCTCTAGAAGTAAGATCCCGGCATAATTTAGTGGCAAGCCGATCTCAGGTCTTTTCAATCGAAGCCAGACGAGAGCACCAATCAGAATACCGATCAAAACAAAGGTCACATGTTGTGGCCGAATTTCAAACGCCTGAAACACGTATCGCACCCAAACATCCATCGCGTTGCGGATCTGCCAGGCTCCTCCCGTGTCACTCAAAAGCAATAGGATTTCGTAGCAAACCAATAGGGGTAAGGCTAGAAGCACAGAGGCATAGGGGCTCCTAGTCGTCTCCCAGTAGGAAGGCATCATAAGGCTTTAGACTAGATTCTT is a window from the SAR324 cluster bacterium genome containing:
- the tsaD gene encoding tRNA (adenosine(37)-N6)-threonylcarbamoyltransferase complex transferase subunit TsaD, producing the protein MTKNALGLGIDTTFDDTSVAILRGHQEILANLTLSQYRDHAEFGGVVPERAARKHLEVIHALIDEACRKADVKLEDLDYIAVSNLPGLLGALIVGVMVAKTLAFSLKIPLIGLNHVEAHPYAGVLSGQLFQYPILHLVVAGGHTLLMHARDHFDYEIVGRSMDDAAGECVDKVAKLFGYPMPGGPVVDRFAIGNPGNSYDFPSPRIHEPDFDFSFSGLKTALLRFKEQEPEKAKRDEPEVLACFFRSVARVLIHKTFRALDTYCLKRLSVSGGLAASKFLREAFEEEAKKQGIELWYPPPKLCTDNAAMVTCLASYRHAAGLFDDLLMDAHPNLLS
- a CDS encoding CPBP family glutamic-type intramembrane protease is translated as MMPSYWETTRSPYASVLLALPLLVCYEILLLLSDTGGAWQIRNAMDVWVRYVFQAFEIRPQHVTFVLIGILIGALVWLRLKRPEIGLPLNYAGILLLEAFIYSTVLGVLVNLLLYSSVLDLLIGNQSAQKLALSIGAGLYEEFVFRVLLLNGLFFGLHSILRSTVLTAVIAILSASFLFALAHYVGSLGDDFDLHSFLFRWVAGLLFTVLYFVRGFAVTAYTHALYDIHVLL